Proteins found in one Methanospirillum hungatei JF-1 genomic segment:
- a CDS encoding NADH-quinone oxidoreductase subunit 5 family protein: protein MLSNDTYMELLIFLILFPLLMAGLLTLIQGENFRRAAVISGAVLVGIASLITLADSITTQAVYHSVPVDMIGILIFIGDILISGYIIFVSLKARQYLVTGITILQLILLCAVEYLALADHAHIPELFSDQLSGIMAAIIGVIGGLICVYALGYMREYHAEHPDRPDKRPRFFGIMFLFLSAMFGVVFSNNLLWLFFFWEITTLCSFLLIRYPETDEAVKNAFRALLFNLVGGACIPVAFLVIFLGQGSQYIGLHELVTAGPGIALIPAGLIAIAGLAKSAQFPFSSWLVGAMVAPTPVSALLHSSTMVKAGVYIIARFAPVFEGQIVGILIALIGGITFLAASAIAISQSNAKKVLAYSTIANLGLIVACCGVGTAEALWAAILLIVFHAIAKSLLFLSVGTVEHQIHSRDIEDMNGLVTRMPRITMIILIGIAGMFLAPFGMLISKWASLHAFVESVPPYGILLVIIIAYGSGITAFFWAKWMGKLIAVGEPQTKDESHIPRSEKNILYILSALTIGVCFGFPIISWYLIEPWLLTMYQSVTDLISLSNIEIMFMMLFLVLIMPFSLARFTHSARRVPRYLCGIPEGRSTAFMGSCGINREIALSNYYLERIFGEERLSRISVGMGIFLIVLLLNILIIGGGL, encoded by the coding sequence ATGCTCTCAAACGATACATACATGGAACTGCTCATCTTCCTGATACTCTTTCCTCTTCTGATGGCTGGCCTTTTGACACTCATTCAGGGCGAGAATTTCAGAAGAGCGGCAGTTATAAGTGGAGCAGTCCTGGTTGGGATTGCTTCTCTCATTACCCTTGCAGACAGTATCACCACCCAGGCAGTATACCACTCTGTTCCGGTCGATATGATTGGTATACTCATATTTATTGGTGATATCCTCATTAGCGGGTATATCATCTTTGTCAGTCTGAAAGCACGGCAGTATCTGGTAACCGGCATCACCATCCTGCAGCTTATTCTCCTGTGTGCCGTCGAATATCTGGCACTCGCAGACCATGCCCATATTCCTGAATTATTTTCAGATCAACTTTCAGGAATCATGGCTGCCATTATCGGAGTCATTGGAGGCCTTATCTGTGTATATGCTCTTGGATACATGCGAGAATATCATGCAGAGCATCCGGACCGTCCGGATAAGAGGCCCAGGTTCTTCGGAATCATGTTCCTCTTCCTTTCGGCAATGTTCGGAGTGGTCTTCTCAAATAACCTTCTCTGGCTGTTTTTCTTCTGGGAAATAACCACACTCTGTTCATTCCTGCTTATCAGATATCCGGAGACGGATGAAGCGGTAAAGAATGCTTTCAGGGCTCTGCTCTTCAATCTGGTCGGAGGAGCATGTATTCCGGTTGCGTTCCTGGTAATTTTCCTAGGCCAGGGATCACAATATATCGGACTTCATGAACTGGTAACTGCAGGACCCGGTATTGCCCTTATTCCCGCAGGACTCATAGCCATTGCAGGACTTGCAAAATCTGCACAATTCCCCTTTTCATCATGGCTTGTCGGAGCAATGGTTGCACCAACCCCGGTTTCAGCCCTTCTTCACTCAAGTACCATGGTAAAAGCAGGGGTCTATATTATTGCACGGTTCGCCCCGGTCTTTGAAGGACAGATTGTAGGGATCCTTATTGCGCTTATCGGGGGAATCACGTTCCTTGCTGCATCCGCCATTGCCATTTCACAGAGCAATGCAAAAAAGGTCCTTGCGTATTCAACTATTGCAAATCTGGGACTGATTGTTGCATGTTGTGGTGTCGGAACTGCAGAGGCACTCTGGGCTGCAATCCTTCTGATCGTCTTCCATGCTATTGCAAAATCCCTGCTCTTCCTCTCGGTTGGAACGGTGGAGCACCAGATTCATAGCAGAGATATTGAAGACATGAACGGTCTTGTCACCAGGATGCCCCGGATTACCATGATTATCCTGATAGGAATTGCCGGCATGTTTCTGGCACCGTTTGGAATGCTCATCTCGAAATGGGCATCCCTCCATGCCTTTGTGGAATCAGTTCCTCCATATGGTATCCTCCTGGTTATCATCATCGCGTATGGCAGCGGGATTACCGCCTTTTTCTGGGCAAAATGGATGGGGAAACTCATCGCCGTCGGAGAACCACAGACAAAAGACGAATCCCATATCCCAAGATCTGAAAAGAACATTCTCTATATTCTCTCAGCACTTACCATAGGAGTCTGTTTCGGGTTTCCCATCATCTCATGGTACCTGATTGAACCCTGGCTCCTAACCATGTATCAGTCGGTCACGGATCTCATCTCACTGAGCAATATCGAGATCATGTTCATGATGCTCTTTTTAGTGCTCATTATGCCGTTTTCTCTCGCCCGGTTCACGCATTCAGCACGACGGGTTCCCCGATACCTGTGTGGTATTCCGGAGGGACGGAGCACTGCATTCATGGGTAGTTGTGGGATAAACCGGGAAATAGCACTCTCAAATTACTATCTTGAGCGGATATTTGGTGAAGAACGTCTCTCCCGAATCAGTGTGGGGATGGGTATCTTCCTGATAGTCCTGCTTCTCAATATTCTTATTATCGGAGGTGGCCTGTGA
- a CDS encoding respiratory chain complex I subunit 1 family protein, giving the protein MDPFIAAALFIILAPVVGILITGLDRILTARMQGRVGPPVLQPWYDIRKLFQKKQVAVWGAQSFFIFCYLIFIIFTGALFFAGGDILLVIFAFTLGHVFLVLGAYVSYSPYAHIGAERELIQLMAVEPMIIIAAIGLYQVNGSFLIGDMANHPGLPILLLPGVFLGFIYILTFKLRKSPFDLATSHHAHQELVKGSTTEFSGWTLAMVELAHIYELVVMLGFIWLFFGDNLILCVAAIAIIMILEILVDNCTSRVRWQDAMTSAWFVTLVAGAGNIFALSIM; this is encoded by the coding sequence ATGGATCCGTTCATTGCAGCAGCATTGTTTATCATTCTTGCACCGGTTGTCGGCATACTCATCACCGGGCTGGACCGGATATTGACTGCACGGATGCAGGGGAGAGTCGGACCGCCGGTTCTCCAGCCCTGGTATGATATCCGCAAATTATTCCAGAAGAAACAGGTCGCAGTATGGGGAGCACAAAGCTTTTTCATCTTCTGCTATCTCATATTCATCATATTCACCGGGGCACTCTTCTTTGCCGGAGGGGACATCTTACTGGTCATATTCGCCTTTACCCTTGGCCATGTCTTCCTGGTGCTTGGTGCCTATGTATCGTACTCGCCCTATGCTCATATCGGAGCTGAGCGGGAACTTATCCAGCTGATGGCTGTCGAACCGATGATCATCATCGCAGCCATCGGACTTTACCAGGTGAATGGTTCATTCCTGATTGGTGATATGGCAAACCATCCTGGTCTTCCCATACTGCTTCTACCGGGCGTATTTCTCGGATTTATCTATATATTAACGTTTAAACTGAGGAAATCACCCTTTGATCTGGCAACCTCACATCATGCACACCAGGAACTCGTAAAGGGAAGTACGACCGAGTTTTCAGGCTGGACCCTTGCAATGGTCGAACTTGCCCATATCTATGAACTTGTCGTGATGCTCGGGTTTATCTGGTTATTCTTTGGGGATAATCTGATCCTGTGTGTGGCTGCAATAGCAATCATCATGATCCTTGAGATTCTGGTCGATAACTGCACATCAAGAGTCCGCTGGCAGGATGCCATGACCAGTGCCTGGTTTGTCACCCTTGTTGCCGGAGCCGGAAATATCTTTGCCCTTTCAATTATGTGA
- a CDS encoding NADH-quinone oxidoreductase subunit B family protein, with the protein MSYLQKSPWIIHYDASSCNGCDIEVLACLTPLYDVERFGILNTGNPKHADIFVITGGVNEINKEVVLNIYEQMPHPKVVVAVGICACSGGVFRECYNISGGVATVIPVDVYVPGCAARPESIIDGIVQALGILEQKRSAMKAGAEGVA; encoded by the coding sequence ATGTCATACCTACAGAAATCACCCTGGATAATTCATTATGATGCCTCAAGCTGTAATGGCTGTGATATTGAGGTACTGGCCTGTCTGACTCCACTCTATGATGTAGAGCGGTTTGGGATTCTCAACACTGGAAACCCAAAACATGCTGATATATTCGTCATAACCGGTGGTGTCAATGAGATAAACAAAGAAGTTGTGCTGAACATCTATGAGCAGATGCCTCATCCGAAGGTTGTTGTTGCGGTTGGGATCTGTGCATGCTCCGGGGGAGTATTCAGAGAATGCTACAATATTTCAGGGGGTGTTGCAACAGTCATCCCGGTTGATGTCTATGTCCCCGGGTGTGCAGCAAGGCCTGAGTCAATCATTGATGGTATCGTGCAGGCTCTGGGGATACTTGAACAAAAACGGAGTGCGATGAAAGCAGGAGCGGAGGGAGTCGCATGA
- a CDS encoding NADH-quinone oxidoreductase subunit C, translated as MKQPQQTIKTIAVEELIHQVHSFHDDGYRLVQISCASEGDAFEVTYSFDKDLTLIHLRIPASTEKPIPSISRIYLAAFVYENEIADLFGIPFSGIAIDYKGTFIRTSIPHPFGSPQISVVKKKPEGQHE; from the coding sequence ATGAAGCAGCCACAACAGACAATCAAGACCATCGCAGTGGAGGAACTCATTCACCAGGTTCATTCATTTCATGATGACGGATATCGCCTGGTCCAGATCAGTTGTGCATCGGAAGGGGATGCTTTTGAAGTGACCTATAGTTTTGACAAGGATCTGACACTGATTCACCTTCGGATCCCTGCTTCCACTGAAAAACCAATCCCCAGTATCTCAAGGATTTATCTTGCCGCATTCGTGTACGAGAATGAAATTGCAGATCTCTTTGGAATTCCTTTCAGCGGGATAGCAATCGATTACAAAGGTACCTTTATCAGGACCAGTATTCCCCACCCCTTTGGATCGCCACAGATTTCGGTTGTGAAAAAGAAACCGGAGGGCCAGCATGAGTAA
- a CDS encoding nickel-dependent hydrogenase large subunit, protein MSKQIIVPFGPQHPVLPEPIHLDLVLEDERVVEAIPSIGYVHRGLEKLVEKRDYKDYVFISERICGICSFIHGATYCQGVEQIMGIEIPRRAEFLRAIWSEYSRMHSHLLWLGCFADGIGYENLFMNCWKVREKILDVLERTTGGRVIQGVNRVGGVSRDMDAAELKRIECEIPGLRDDFTELTRIFDEDLTVQTRTKGIGILPKDKAWDLGAVGPVIRGSGYAVDARSTGYGAYDELDFKPVVRNEADCHARCLVRAEELFTSLDLIENAIDRIPAGDILAPVKGNPSGEYYARAEQPRGEVIHYVKANGKKNLLRHRVRTPTLANVPALVHMLAGCELADVPVIVLTIDPCIGCMER, encoded by the coding sequence ATGAGTAAACAGATTATCGTCCCGTTCGGACCTCAGCACCCGGTCCTTCCTGAGCCCATTCATCTTGACCTCGTCTTGGAGGATGAGCGGGTCGTTGAGGCAATTCCCTCCATCGGGTATGTCCACCGTGGTCTTGAAAAACTTGTGGAAAAGCGTGATTACAAGGACTATGTCTTCATATCCGAACGCATTTGCGGTATCTGCAGTTTCATCCATGGAGCTACCTATTGCCAGGGAGTAGAACAGATTATGGGAATTGAAATTCCCAGACGTGCTGAGTTTCTTCGGGCAATATGGTCAGAATACTCCCGTATGCACAGTCATCTCCTCTGGCTTGGATGTTTTGCAGACGGCATAGGGTATGAAAACCTCTTTATGAACTGCTGGAAAGTCAGGGAGAAGATTCTTGATGTGTTGGAGCGGACAACCGGAGGTCGGGTCATCCAGGGAGTGAACCGTGTCGGTGGTGTCAGCAGGGATATGGATGCAGCAGAGCTGAAGCGGATTGAGTGTGAAATCCCAGGTTTACGGGATGACTTTACAGAACTGACCCGTATCTTTGATGAAGATCTGACGGTTCAGACGAGGACCAAAGGAATTGGTATACTCCCGAAGGATAAGGCATGGGATCTTGGGGCAGTTGGTCCGGTTATCAGGGGCAGTGGATATGCCGTTGATGCACGATCCACCGGTTATGGTGCCTATGATGAACTTGATTTCAAACCGGTTGTCAGAAATGAGGCTGACTGTCATGCCCGTTGTCTGGTGAGAGCAGAGGAACTCTTCACATCGCTGGATCTCATAGAGAACGCTATTGACCGGATCCCTGCCGGTGATATCCTGGCACCAGTCAAAGGCAACCCGTCCGGTGAATATTATGCACGGGCAGAGCAGCCACGGGGAGAAGTTATCCACTATGTGAAAGCGAACGGGAAGAAAAACCTGCTCCGTCACCGGGTCAGAACCCCAACGCTTGCCAATGTTCCTGCTCTTGTCCATATGCTGGCCGGATGTGAACTAGCCGATGTTCCGGTTATCGTGCTGACAATTGATCCCTGTATCGGCTGTATGGAGCGGTGA
- a CDS encoding 4Fe-4S binding protein: protein MKVGVMALTVLKNLVKGPATIRYPYQPAKMTPVTRGHLVINIDDCIFCGLCKMHCPADAIEVSKPDRTWRLNQFQCVICGCCVSYCPKDCLSIEQTYLPPTTSATIVSVTGPEPDKKEGQGEPVSS, encoded by the coding sequence ATGAAAGTAGGAGTTATGGCCCTGACCGTCCTCAAAAACCTTGTCAAAGGACCTGCAACCATCAGATATCCATACCAGCCGGCAAAGATGACGCCGGTAACCCGTGGTCACCTTGTTATCAATATTGATGATTGTATCTTCTGTGGTCTGTGTAAGATGCATTGTCCTGCTGATGCCATTGAAGTCAGCAAACCTGACCGGACCTGGAGGTTAAACCAGTTTCAGTGTGTTATCTGTGGGTGCTGTGTGAGTTACTGTCCGAAAGATTGTTTATCCATTGAGCAGACGTATCTTCCGCCGACGACATCAGCAACGATTGTTTCTGTAACCGGGCCTGAACCTGATAAGAAAGAGGGGCAGGGAGAACCAGTATCAAGTTAA
- a CDS encoding type II toxin-antitoxin system HicB family antitoxin, producing the protein MKRYQFTTLIWEEEGVYVSKCVEIEVASCGDTPKEALDNLREAIDLWLKNAEFLGILTDALPSITSSEKFTSVIEVEAA; encoded by the coding sequence ATGAAAAGATATCAATTTACAACCCTAATTTGGGAAGAGGAGGGAGTCTACGTTTCAAAATGTGTGGAAATCGAAGTTGCATCCTGTGGTGACACCCCAAAGGAAGCTCTTGATAACCTCCGTGAAGCGATTGATCTCTGGCTAAAAAATGCTGAGTTTCTCGGAATCTTAACAGATGCTCTCCCTTCAATAACCTCATCAGAAAAATTTACCTCGGTGATAGAGGTTGAAGCAGCGTGA
- a CDS encoding DEAD/DEAH box helicase, which translates to MGKLEDLEPGAIVRGILPSSLVTVTSVKWYGKDSLKLTYEDSSGRADNRLLYRDNESEFEIETEGRPWSFLGDSDLFRMAAEARRIHLAHLFDPLLAIHTSLVEPLPHQITAVYEEMITRQPLRFLLADDPGAGKTIMAGLLIKELIARGDLQRCLIVCPGNLVEQWQDEMDRKFSIPFEIMTNDNYEAARTGNWFLENPLAICRLDKLSRNEDVQEKLRVTDWDLVICDEAHKMSASFFGGEARFTKRYRLGELLSGVTRHFLLMTATPHNGKEEDFQLFLRLLDGDRFEGKFRDGVHLSDPSDLMRRLLKEQLLKFDGTPLFPERRAYTANYTLSTIEAELYRRVTEYVREEFNRADSIENEGRRGTIGFALTILQRRLASSPEAIYQSLRRRRERLQDRLREERLLQRGADRPDISRSIPEMSRDDIDELEDAPDEELEQIEEQLVDRASAARTIEELKIEIETLQTLEELALRVKQSGSDKKWEELSAILQGDQEMFDVHGSRRKLIIFTEHRDTLNYLTEKIRALIGREEAVVVIHGGLGREQRKNAEQAFTQDKEVLILIATDAAGEGINLQRAHLMVNYDLPWNPNRLEQRFGRIHRIGQTEVCHLWNLVAAETREGEVWKRLLEKLNIEREALGGQVFDVLGSLTFNDQPLRDLLIEAIRYGDQPEIRAKLNKVVEAALDHDHLKKLIEERALVSNAMDVSMVQKIRQDMERAEARKLQPH; encoded by the coding sequence ATGGGGAAACTTGAAGATCTAGAGCCAGGTGCAATAGTCAGAGGCATCCTCCCCTCATCACTGGTTACGGTAACCAGTGTGAAATGGTATGGGAAGGACTCACTTAAACTCACCTATGAAGATTCTTCAGGCCGGGCAGATAACCGTCTCTTATATCGGGATAATGAATCAGAGTTTGAAATTGAGACTGAAGGGAGACCCTGGAGTTTTCTGGGAGACTCGGATCTATTCCGGATGGCTGCAGAAGCCAGGAGAATACATCTTGCTCATCTCTTTGATCCCCTCCTTGCTATTCATACCTCCCTCGTCGAACCCCTTCCTCACCAGATTACCGCCGTATATGAGGAGATGATCACCCGACAACCACTCAGGTTTTTACTGGCAGATGATCCAGGTGCTGGAAAGACCATCATGGCCGGTCTTCTCATCAAGGAATTAATTGCCAGAGGTGATCTTCAACGATGCCTGATCGTTTGTCCAGGAAATCTTGTCGAGCAGTGGCAGGATGAGATGGATAGAAAGTTCAGCATCCCGTTTGAGATCATGACAAATGACAATTATGAGGCAGCCAGAACCGGTAACTGGTTTTTAGAAAACCCTCTTGCCATCTGTCGCCTTGACAAACTCTCCCGAAATGAGGATGTTCAGGAAAAATTACGGGTTACAGATTGGGATCTGGTCATCTGTGATGAAGCCCATAAAATGAGTGCCAGCTTTTTCGGGGGAGAGGCCAGGTTTACAAAACGATACCGGCTTGGGGAACTACTCTCCGGAGTTACCCGGCATTTTCTGCTCATGACGGCAACTCCTCACAATGGGAAAGAAGAAGACTTTCAGCTCTTTCTTCGACTCCTTGACGGTGATAGGTTTGAAGGGAAGTTCAGGGATGGCGTCCACCTTTCAGATCCCTCTGATCTCATGAGGAGACTGCTGAAAGAACAACTCCTCAAATTTGATGGGACTCCTCTCTTTCCTGAACGTCGGGCATATACCGCAAATTACACCCTTTCAACCATCGAGGCTGAGCTATACCGTCGTGTTACTGAGTATGTCAGGGAGGAATTCAACCGTGCTGATAGCATAGAAAACGAGGGACGAAGAGGGACAATTGGATTTGCCCTTACTATCCTTCAACGTCGTCTGGCATCTTCCCCTGAAGCTATCTATCAATCTCTTCGGAGAAGGCGTGAACGACTCCAGGACCGTCTCCGGGAGGAAAGACTTCTCCAGCGTGGTGCCGATCGCCCGGATATCAGTCGATCAATCCCTGAAATGAGTCGGGATGATATCGATGAACTTGAAGATGCCCCTGACGAAGAACTTGAACAGATAGAAGAGCAGTTGGTAGACCGTGCATCTGCAGCCCGGACGATTGAGGAACTGAAGATTGAGATAGAAACTCTTCAAACTCTCGAAGAACTGGCACTCCGGGTCAAACAATCCGGTTCTGATAAAAAATGGGAAGAACTCTCCGCAATATTGCAGGGTGATCAGGAGATGTTCGATGTTCATGGTTCCCGGAGAAAATTGATCATTTTTACTGAACATCGGGATACGCTGAATTATCTGACTGAAAAGATCCGGGCACTTATCGGAAGGGAAGAAGCAGTTGTTGTTATTCATGGAGGTTTGGGGAGGGAACAGAGAAAGAATGCTGAACAGGCATTTACCCAGGATAAAGAAGTCCTCATCCTTATTGCTACGGACGCTGCCGGGGAAGGTATCAACCTTCAACGTGCTCATCTGATGGTCAATTATGATCTCCCCTGGAATCCGAACCGGCTTGAACAGCGGTTTGGCAGGATTCACCGTATTGGGCAGACTGAGGTCTGTCATCTCTGGAACCTTGTAGCGGCAGAGACCAGGGAGGGTGAAGTGTGGAAGCGACTGCTCGAAAAATTGAATATTGAACGGGAAGCTCTGGGAGGTCAGGTCTTTGATGTGCTGGGGAGTCTGACTTTTAATGATCAACCGCTTCGTGATCTGTTGATCGAGGCTATTCGATATGGTGACCAGCCAGAGATTCGTGCAAAACTGAACAAGGTCGTCGAAGCAGCTCTTGACCATGATCACCTCAAGAAACTGATCGAGGAACGAGCTCTTGTCTCCAATGCCATGGATGTCAGCATGGTTCAGAAGATACGGCAAGATATGGAACGGGCAGAGGCACGGAAATTACAGCCCCACTAG
- a CDS encoding IS1182-like element ISMhu2 family transposase — protein sequence MSHRYNMIRGYGNEQQFLLPVNAMDWLSENDITYGILEILSILDISPFINKYRDDGRGSAFFDPRSMLGIIIYSMIRGEKSSRKIEMCCHYDIGYRIVANNLTPDHTTIYRFKKNNSKEIKSLFKQLSQIIVESGIARIGVLALDGSKFGCNASLSANKKLKYLEAELGRLFDESQEIDELENDDINIQDMEINRLPEHLSTKEKRKEVLNRAKEKLIERHDIESKKQEEKILDREKEELESGKKKRGRKPLEPKKEPSSDSKVNLTDPESQIMSTTNGWIQGYNGQIIVSENQFILAAMISDEQNDKKLLIPMLNELEDLFTGIHPSISPNILLSDAGYFSYPNSLAELDYGIQLIIPPSKERKIPEYSDNDGYISRMEMICRAICMGEIITFPELQSIGTFVWQSFMNREKQATTQEICKRVMEVRVKSPTGRELYRKRKYMVEPVFGNMKHNMRFRSFSQKGKENCEGEFFLAALVHNIKKLIRFEGIVKIKEFATNIIKPSRGSGFSYIFANTVCKVGIDTCRFIHQLVYFG from the coding sequence ATGTCTCATCGCTATAACATGATTAGAGGATATGGTAATGAACAACAATTTTTACTCCCTGTCAATGCGATGGACTGGCTATCTGAAAATGATATTACTTATGGCATATTAGAAATTCTTTCGATTCTCGATATTAGTCCATTTATTAATAAATATCGTGACGATGGTCGCGGTTCTGCCTTTTTTGATCCTCGTTCAATGCTTGGAATAATAATTTATTCAATGATTCGTGGAGAAAAATCTAGCAGAAAAATTGAGATGTGCTGCCATTATGATATTGGATATCGGATCGTCGCCAATAATCTTACACCTGACCATACAACGATCTATCGTTTCAAGAAGAATAATTCAAAAGAAATCAAATCCCTTTTTAAACAATTATCTCAAATTATCGTAGAATCCGGGATAGCAAGAATCGGTGTCCTAGCCCTCGATGGATCAAAATTTGGCTGTAATGCCTCTTTATCAGCCAATAAAAAATTAAAATACCTTGAAGCAGAGCTAGGTCGGCTTTTTGATGAATCACAGGAAATTGATGAGTTAGAAAACGATGATATAAATATTCAGGATATGGAGATTAACCGACTACCTGAGCATCTTTCAACAAAAGAAAAACGAAAGGAAGTTCTTAATCGGGCTAAAGAGAAATTAATTGAACGACATGATATCGAATCTAAAAAACAAGAAGAAAAGATTCTGGACCGCGAAAAAGAAGAATTAGAATCGGGTAAAAAGAAACGAGGTAGAAAGCCTTTAGAGCCTAAAAAAGAGCCATCTTCAGATTCAAAAGTAAATCTCACTGATCCTGAAAGTCAGATAATGTCAACCACCAATGGCTGGATTCAAGGGTATAATGGGCAGATTATCGTTTCTGAAAATCAATTTATCCTCGCTGCAATGATATCAGATGAGCAAAACGATAAAAAATTATTAATACCTATGCTAAATGAACTCGAAGACCTTTTTACGGGTATTCATCCATCAATTTCGCCTAATATACTACTATCTGATGCAGGTTATTTCTCATACCCGAATTCTTTAGCAGAATTGGATTATGGCATTCAACTCATCATCCCTCCTTCTAAAGAAAGAAAAATTCCAGAATATTCAGATAATGATGGGTATATCTCACGAATGGAAATGATATGTCGGGCGATTTGTATGGGAGAAATAATCACATTTCCGGAATTGCAAAGTATCGGGACGTTTGTTTGGCAATCTTTTATGAACAGAGAGAAACAAGCAACAACTCAGGAAATTTGTAAACGAGTTATGGAAGTACGTGTGAAATCCCCCACTGGTAGAGAGTTATATCGAAAACGAAAATACATGGTCGAACCAGTTTTTGGTAATATGAAACATAATATGAGGTTTAGGAGTTTCTCTCAAAAAGGGAAAGAGAATTGCGAGGGAGAATTCTTTTTAGCTGCATTAGTGCATAATATAAAAAAACTTATCAGATTTGAGGGTATAGTTAAAATTAAAGAATTTGCTACGAATATTATAAAACCGTCAAGAGGTTCAGGTTTTTCCTATATTTTTGCAAACACAGTATGTAAAGTGGGAATTGATACATGCAGGTTCATACATCAATTAGTCTATTTTGGTTGA
- a CDS encoding DUF3883 domain-containing protein, with product MQQPHYIGSFFLTAFRSLGGSIHERESDRYEIPHVPVVIRNRDRIIGTRESILKSYERVTFNKKLIRAQGKPLAEFICPGHPLLESVIDLISERYQDLLKQGAIFIDELDTSEKIRALVILEHSISDASITRTGTRRIISRRMQFVEISEDQTIHSAGYAPYLDYRPPKEDELPVIESFGVPEWIARSLEETASDYAIQHLVPEHLAEVKRQREPLIDKTLQEVHNRLTREITYWDYRAEQLKEQEQAGRVNAKINSAKARARADELSARLHRREDELNEERTLTPSPPVMTGGAMIIPIGLLWKFEGKTHTPNLFGCDTKRVELLAMKAVMEYEKGLGFIPRDVSAEKVGYDIESVIPGTGNLRFIEVKGRVKGATTVTVTRNEILTALNKPDDFYLALVEVEGEQTTVRYVQHPFKKEPDFAATSVNYDISELIQ from the coding sequence GTGCAACAGCCTCACTATATCGGCTCATTTTTCCTGACTGCATTCCGTTCCCTGGGTGGTTCTATTCATGAGCGGGAGAGTGACCGGTATGAGATCCCACATGTCCCGGTAGTCATCCGAAACCGGGACCGGATCATCGGGACTCGTGAGTCTATTCTGAAATCATACGAACGGGTAACTTTTAATAAGAAACTCATCAGAGCTCAGGGAAAACCACTTGCAGAGTTTATCTGTCCTGGTCATCCGCTTCTTGAATCGGTCATTGATCTTATCAGTGAACGATATCAGGATCTCCTGAAACAAGGCGCTATCTTCATTGATGAACTGGATACATCAGAAAAAATCCGTGCATTGGTTATCCTTGAACACAGTATCTCTGATGCCAGTATTACCCGGACCGGAACCAGACGGATTATTTCCCGAAGGATGCAGTTTGTTGAGATCTCTGAAGACCAAACGATTCATTCTGCCGGATATGCTCCATATCTGGATTACCGACCACCAAAAGAGGATGAGTTGCCGGTTATTGAAAGTTTTGGAGTTCCTGAATGGATTGCCCGGAGTCTTGAAGAAACGGCGAGTGATTATGCTATTCAACATCTGGTTCCGGAACATCTGGCAGAAGTAAAACGGCAGCGGGAACCATTGATTGATAAAACGCTTCAGGAGGTTCATAACCGCCTCACTCGGGAGATCACTTACTGGGATTACCGTGCTGAGCAATTGAAGGAACAGGAACAGGCCGGCCGGGTCAATGCTAAGATTAATTCAGCAAAAGCCAGGGCTAGAGCCGATGAACTGTCTGCCCGTCTCCATCGTCGTGAGGACGAACTGAATGAGGAACGGACCCTTACCCCATCTCCTCCTGTTATGACTGGGGGAGCGATGATTATTCCGATTGGACTACTCTGGAAATTTGAGGGGAAAACTCATACTCCTAATCTGTTTGGCTGTGATACCAAACGGGTTGAACTCCTTGCGATGAAAGCAGTAATGGAGTATGAAAAAGGACTTGGGTTTATTCCCCGGGATGTGAGTGCTGAAAAGGTCGGATATGATATTGAATCGGTAATTCCGGGGACTGGGAATCTCCGGTTCATTGAGGTAAAAGGCAGGGTGAAAGGGGCAACAACGGTAACGGTAACCAGGAATGAGATCCTGACCGCTTTGAATAAACCAGATGATTTCTATCTGGCCTTGGTTGAGGTTGAGGGGGAGCAGACAACGGTTAGGTATGTTCAGCATCCGTTTAAAAAAGAGCCGGATTTTGCTGCGACAAGTGTGAACTATGATATCAGTGAATTAATTCAATGA